Proteins encoded within one genomic window of Amorphoplanes friuliensis DSM 7358:
- a CDS encoding glycosyl hydrolase family 95 catalytic domain-containing protein has product MREAVNWEHARITGNGRQGALCWGDPGALRVTVSHERLFLPMGPPLDAPDTAAILPRLRELLSRGEYAAAADAVCAHAIAGDPAYAETVWIDPLVGAATLTLRPDVPLTDLRQDIDPATGLVTHHWTGGSLEVFASRPADAIVLRLEGFRGELQLGLIDGTPPVPIAVRHDGLALTVGFGADWPGAPTGYRVRCQLLPGSEDVVLVLRTLLPGEPDPPVQEDFEALLAAHREVHGELMDRVRLELGDTRIERLFDAGRYTIVSSTGELPPTLQGVWSGTWTPPWSSGYTLDGNLPAAVAGLLPTGTPELLLPVFDLLDAVRDDLRHNARRLYGARGLLTPVHLSSHGRQNHFGPVWCQTFWTAGAAWMGRLYTDYWRYTGDDTFLHERALPFLREAADFYLDFVTIEDGGAVFSPSYSPENAPPATGSQACVNATMDVAVVRDLLTTLLSVDADHAEAPRWRRLLDALPCYRIAGGLLAEWCHPDLDDQPAHRHASHLWPLWYEPDPLITDDPAMRASAVAAIRRRLDWWLSADSDEMAYGLVQLGLAAAALGLASEAYACVVRMAECYWRPTLVPTHNRDAIFNVDIAGGFPAVVAAMLVRCAHGRLDLLPALPPQWPRGRVTGLCARDAVRLQELRWDPDSAEVVLTARHDVRLTVSAPPGLLIDGRPEVTVELTAGQPRQLRAVSL; this is encoded by the coding sequence GTGCGAGAAGCTGTCAATTGGGAGCACGCGCGGATCACCGGCAACGGTCGCCAAGGCGCCCTGTGCTGGGGCGATCCCGGCGCGCTGCGGGTCACGGTGTCCCACGAGCGCCTGTTCCTGCCGATGGGCCCGCCGCTGGACGCACCCGACACGGCCGCGATCCTCCCCCGCCTCCGCGAGCTGCTGAGCCGGGGCGAGTACGCCGCAGCCGCCGACGCCGTGTGCGCGCACGCAATCGCCGGCGATCCCGCGTACGCGGAGACGGTCTGGATCGATCCCCTGGTCGGCGCCGCGACGCTGACCCTGCGCCCCGACGTTCCCCTGACGGACCTCCGGCAGGACATCGATCCGGCGACCGGCCTGGTCACGCACCACTGGACGGGCGGCTCCCTGGAGGTGTTCGCCTCCCGGCCGGCGGACGCGATCGTGCTGCGGCTCGAGGGATTTCGCGGTGAGCTGCAGCTCGGACTCATCGACGGCACCCCGCCCGTCCCGATCGCCGTGAGGCACGACGGGCTGGCGCTGACCGTCGGCTTCGGCGCGGACTGGCCTGGTGCACCGACCGGCTATCGCGTGCGGTGCCAGCTGCTGCCCGGCAGCGAGGACGTGGTGCTGGTGCTGCGGACGTTGCTGCCCGGTGAGCCCGATCCGCCCGTCCAGGAGGACTTCGAGGCCCTGCTCGCCGCGCACCGCGAGGTCCACGGTGAGCTGATGGACCGGGTGCGGCTGGAGCTCGGCGACACCCGGATCGAGCGGCTCTTCGACGCCGGCCGGTACACGATCGTCAGCAGCACCGGTGAGCTCCCGCCGACCCTGCAAGGCGTGTGGAGCGGCACCTGGACACCACCGTGGTCCAGTGGTTACACCCTCGACGGCAACCTGCCCGCCGCGGTCGCCGGGCTCCTCCCCACCGGCACCCCGGAGCTGCTGCTGCCCGTCTTCGACCTGCTCGACGCCGTCCGCGACGACCTGCGCCACAACGCGCGCCGCCTCTACGGGGCCCGAGGTCTGCTGACACCCGTGCACCTGTCGTCGCACGGGCGGCAGAACCACTTCGGACCGGTGTGGTGCCAGACGTTCTGGACGGCGGGTGCGGCGTGGATGGGCCGGCTGTACACCGACTACTGGCGCTACACCGGCGACGACACGTTCCTGCACGAGCGGGCGCTGCCGTTCCTGCGGGAGGCCGCCGACTTCTACCTCGACTTCGTGACGATCGAGGACGGCGGGGCGGTGTTCAGCCCTTCGTACTCCCCCGAGAACGCCCCGCCCGCGACCGGTTCGCAGGCCTGTGTGAACGCGACGATGGACGTGGCGGTGGTCCGTGACCTGCTGACCACGCTGCTGTCCGTCGACGCCGACCATGCGGAGGCGCCGCGATGGCGCCGGCTGCTCGACGCGCTGCCCTGCTATCGCATCGCCGGCGGGCTGCTCGCCGAGTGGTGCCATCCGGACCTCGACGACCAGCCGGCCCACCGTCACGCGTCCCACCTGTGGCCGCTCTGGTACGAGCCGGATCCCCTGATCACGGACGACCCGGCGATGCGCGCGTCGGCGGTGGCCGCGATCCGCCGCCGCCTGGACTGGTGGCTGAGCGCGGACTCCGACGAGATGGCGTACGGCCTGGTGCAGCTGGGGCTGGCCGCGGCGGCACTGGGCCTGGCGTCCGAGGCGTACGCGTGTGTCGTACGGATGGCCGAGTGCTACTGGCGGCCGACGCTCGTGCCGACCCACAACCGTGACGCGATCTTCAACGTGGACATCGCGGGCGGCTTCCCCGCGGTCGTGGCGGCCATGCTGGTCCGCTGCGCCCACGGCCGCCTCGACCTGCTCCCGGCGCTGCCACCTCAGTGGCCCCGCGGGCGGGTGACCGGCCTGTGCGCGCGCGACGCCGTGCGACTGCAGGAGCTGCGCTGGGATCCGGACAGCGCCGAGGTTGTCCTCACGGCCCGCCATGACGTCCGCCTGACGGTCAGTGCCCCGCCCGGCCTGCTGATCGACGGCCGGCCCGAGGTGACCGTCGAGCTGACCGCCGGGCAACCCCGCCAGCTCAGGGCGGTCAGCCTTTGA
- a CDS encoding ABC transporter permease, translated as MSSDQASRPVVAPGAPAAETPPRVRRAPKKARRSPLRARLRRDWPLLVMVAPGALLLAVFHYLPVLGNVVAFQDYNPYLGDSPLGAMAASPFIGLENFRELFADPAFWDALWNTLSITAFQLVFFFPLPIALAIVLNSIMSSRLRGFVQTVVYLPHFFSWVLVVTFFVQMLGGAGLLSQELRDAGISPPEIMSNPDTFIVLVTAEAVWKDLGWGTIVFLAALAAVDPNLYEASAVDGAGPLRRLWHITLPGLRPVIVLLLILRLGDALSVGFEQFLLQRDAVGRQAAEVLDTFVYHQAIATGDYGFGAAAGLFKALVGLVLILAANKFAHALGERGVYSRS; from the coding sequence ATGAGCAGCGACCAGGCGAGCCGCCCGGTCGTCGCTCCCGGCGCACCCGCGGCGGAGACCCCGCCGCGGGTGCGCCGGGCGCCGAAGAAGGCCCGGCGCTCGCCGCTGCGGGCCCGGCTGCGGCGCGACTGGCCCCTGCTGGTCATGGTCGCGCCCGGTGCGCTGCTGCTGGCGGTCTTCCACTACCTGCCGGTGCTCGGCAACGTGGTCGCGTTCCAGGACTACAACCCGTACCTGGGTGACAGCCCGCTGGGGGCGATGGCCGCCAGCCCGTTCATCGGTCTGGAGAACTTCCGGGAGCTCTTCGCCGACCCGGCGTTCTGGGACGCCCTCTGGAACACCCTGTCGATCACGGCGTTCCAGCTGGTCTTCTTCTTCCCCCTGCCGATCGCCCTGGCGATCGTGCTGAACAGCATCATGTCCAGCCGTCTGCGCGGCTTCGTGCAGACCGTGGTCTACCTGCCGCACTTCTTCAGCTGGGTGCTGGTGGTGACGTTCTTCGTGCAGATGCTGGGCGGTGCGGGTCTGCTCTCCCAGGAGCTGCGCGACGCCGGGATCTCCCCGCCGGAGATCATGTCCAACCCGGACACCTTCATCGTGCTGGTCACCGCCGAGGCCGTCTGGAAGGACCTGGGCTGGGGCACGATCGTCTTCCTGGCCGCGCTCGCGGCGGTCGACCCCAACCTGTACGAGGCGTCGGCCGTCGACGGTGCCGGACCCCTGCGCCGGCTGTGGCACATCACCCTGCCCGGGCTGCGGCCGGTGATCGTGCTCCTGCTGATCCTGCGGCTCGGCGACGCGCTCTCGGTCGGCTTCGAACAGTTCCTGTTGCAGCGGGACGCGGTGGGCCGCCAGGCCGCCGAGGTCCTCGACACGTTCGTCTACCACCAGGCCATCGCCACCGGCGACTACGGCTTCGGTGCCGCGGCCGGCCTCTTCAAGGCCCTCGTGGGGCTGGTGCTGATCCTGGCCGCCAACAAGTTCGCCCACGCACTCGGCGAACGGGGGGTGTACTCGCGCTCATGA
- a CDS encoding carbohydrate ABC transporter permease has product MTTDLRTRRRHPNRPAWEEQPGVVAQTAKGTVLTAVVLAVLIPLWVVLLTSLSSRETINAAGGLVVVPRDLDFSAYRIIFSGGQITKALLVSTLVTVGGTALSLVLTVLAAYGLSRPGSLLHRGLLFYFLLTFLIYPGLVPQYLVVTGLGLKDSLWSLILPGALSVFNLVVVRAFFQNIPSELLDSARMDGAGEFRILWRIVLPLSKAVIAVVGLFYAVGYWNVWFNALLYIDDNEKFPIQRILQSYILAGQAPQNAGTVGSALPPTLAIKMAVVVVTVAPIALIYPFIQRHFTRGVIVGAIKG; this is encoded by the coding sequence ATGACCACTGACCTGCGTACCCGGCGGCGGCACCCGAACCGCCCGGCCTGGGAGGAGCAGCCCGGCGTCGTCGCGCAGACGGCCAAGGGCACGGTGCTGACCGCGGTGGTGCTGGCCGTGCTCATCCCGTTGTGGGTGGTGCTGCTGACCAGCCTGTCGTCGCGCGAGACCATCAATGCCGCCGGTGGGCTGGTGGTGGTGCCCCGCGATCTCGACTTCTCGGCGTACCGGATCATCTTCTCGGGTGGTCAGATCACCAAGGCGCTGCTGGTGAGCACCCTGGTCACCGTGGGCGGCACGGCGCTGAGCCTGGTGCTGACCGTGCTGGCGGCCTACGGGTTGTCGCGGCCCGGGTCGCTGCTGCACCGCGGCCTGCTCTTCTACTTCCTGCTGACGTTCCTGATCTATCCCGGTCTGGTGCCGCAATATCTGGTGGTGACGGGCCTGGGCCTCAAGGACAGCCTGTGGTCGCTGATCCTGCCGGGCGCGCTGAGCGTCTTCAACCTGGTCGTGGTCCGCGCGTTCTTCCAGAACATCCCGTCCGAGCTGCTGGACAGCGCCCGCATGGACGGCGCGGGGGAGTTCCGGATCCTGTGGCGGATCGTCCTGCCGCTGTCCAAGGCCGTCATCGCGGTGGTCGGGCTCTTCTACGCGGTCGGCTACTGGAACGTCTGGTTCAACGCGCTGCTCTACATCGACGACAACGAGAAGTTCCCGATCCAGCGCATTCTGCAGAGCTACATCCTGGCCGGGCAGGCGCCGCAGAACGCCGGGACGGTCGGGTCGGCACTACCGCCCACGCTCGCCATCAAGATGGCCGTCGTGGTGGTGACCGTCGCGCCGATCGCGCTGATCTACCCGTTCATCCAGCGCCACTTCACCCGTGGAGTGATCGTCGGGGCGATCAAAGGCTGA
- a CDS encoding ROK family transcriptional regulator: protein MVLRYVRTHAPCSRADIAASTGLNKATVSSLVADLLERRLLRETGMAENRIGRPAAMLTLESRPYAAIGLEVATDHLAVVAVDLTGERLLTWRRAYPGLDGTPGRAEAAVAALAGRVVAKMAAQDRRVLGLTVGVPGQVGADGGVRFAPHLGRPDLELHAALERGLRRPDYEVVVDSAANLAALAEHRAGADADTPDLVTLVGDAGVSAGIITGGRLLRGGRGSAGQVGHLQVDCDGPLCRCGRTGCLEAVAGLPALVRRALPDTEDDGPVTDYAPELERIVALAKAGDTRVTEVLADTGRLLGRGVSTLAELLDPQVVVLGGTFATLAPWLLPAVEAEVKSRAAAPGDLGFRVTVSTLHPDAAAVGGAMLALDRLEAGRLPVPVE, encoded by the coding sequence GTGGTCCTCAGATACGTACGCACCCACGCACCCTGCTCGCGCGCGGACATCGCCGCGTCCACGGGACTGAACAAGGCAACGGTGTCCAGCCTGGTCGCCGATCTCCTGGAGCGACGGCTGCTCCGTGAGACCGGCATGGCGGAGAACAGGATCGGACGCCCGGCGGCGATGCTCACGCTCGAGTCCCGCCCGTACGCCGCGATCGGGCTCGAGGTCGCGACCGACCACCTCGCCGTGGTCGCGGTCGACCTGACCGGTGAACGCCTGCTGACCTGGCGCCGGGCGTACCCCGGGCTGGACGGCACCCCCGGGCGGGCCGAGGCCGCGGTCGCGGCGCTGGCCGGACGGGTGGTCGCGAAGATGGCCGCTCAGGACCGCCGGGTCCTCGGGCTGACCGTCGGTGTGCCCGGGCAGGTCGGCGCCGACGGTGGTGTGCGCTTCGCACCCCATCTCGGCCGGCCCGACCTGGAGCTGCACGCCGCCCTCGAACGCGGGCTGCGCCGGCCGGACTACGAGGTTGTCGTCGACAGCGCCGCCAATCTGGCCGCCCTGGCCGAGCACCGCGCCGGCGCCGACGCGGACACACCCGACCTGGTCACGCTGGTCGGTGACGCCGGTGTGAGCGCCGGGATCATCACCGGCGGCCGGTTGTTACGCGGCGGGCGCGGATCCGCGGGTCAGGTCGGTCATCTCCAGGTCGACTGCGACGGCCCGCTGTGCCGGTGCGGCCGCACGGGGTGCCTGGAAGCCGTCGCGGGGCTGCCCGCCCTGGTGCGCCGGGCGCTGCCGGACACCGAGGACGACGGCCCGGTCACCGATTACGCGCCCGAGCTGGAGCGGATCGTCGCGCTGGCCAAGGCGGGTGACACCCGGGTGACCGAGGTCCTCGCGGACACCGGCCGGCTGCTGGGCCGCGGCGTCTCGACCCTGGCCGAGCTGCTGGACCCGCAGGTCGTGGTGCTCGGCGGCACCTTCGCGACGCTCGCACCGTGGCTGCTGCCCGCGGTGGAGGCGGAGGTGAAGTCCCGGGCCGCCGCGCCGGGTGATCTCGGCTTCCGGGTCACGGTGTCCACCCTGCACCCGGACGCCGCGGCGGTCGGCGGCGCAATGCTGGCCCTGGACCGTCTGGAGGCCGGGCGGCTGCCCGTACCCGTCGAATAG
- a CDS encoding glycoside hydrolase family 3 protein, whose translation MDDTARRTFEDPGAPLSRRVADLLSRLTLDEKVGLLQQYQGAVPRLGVGPFRTGTEALHGVAWLGEATVFPQAVGLGSTWDPELVRRVGAAVGDEVRGLHHKDPVGTGLNVWAPVVNPLRDPRWGRNEEGYAEDPWLTGVLGTAYASGLRGDDPRYLRTAPTLKHFLGYNNETDRHLTSSDLPPRVLHEYELPAFRGPIASGAAVAVMASYNLVNGRPAHLSPLLASELRTWTGDDVLVVGDAGACTNLAGDQHYLPDHVSGLAAALRAGVDCFTEDPATTVTRLHEALDRGLLTASDVDTAVRRILAIRFRLGEFDPAGLDPYAATTADVVNCPEHQELAREAARASVVLLKNSDDLLPLDAGRTVAVIGPLGDTVAADWYSGSLPYAVSVRAGLTARLGVDSVSGTEGADRIRLRTPAGVVTGGDGPEGAVLRAGGSGDDLFDVLDWGGGTLTLRAAGNRRYVRAGEDGVLINDRPEPGEWVVRETFEPLRRGHAVLLRHLASNRWVVAGDDGVLRAEATEAATATAFDVELVEDGAATAAAVAREADVVVVVLGNHPMVAGRETEDRTGLELPPGQDAVLRAVHAANPRTVLLLTSSYPYAIGWAQEHVPAVLWSAHGGQEHGTGLTDVLLGATGTGEPVEPTGRLPQTWYAGTDELPDLLDYDIIGSDATYLYFRGTPLYPFGHGLGYTRFEHRDLRLSTPSVSAGDRVEVSVDVVNTGDRTGTEVVQFYTRQRRSRVKQPLRQLRGFRRVRLAPGEQATVTLTLDPADLAFYDVVQDRPLIESARHTVLTGRSCTDLTASAILTVHGETVPDRPATSLRAANRDAEYGTALTAEGPSEGDAVVAVRDGGWLAFDRVDFGAGEHRITASAAASGSGARIEVRLDEPLSGPVAAVLDVPAVAGRHDWIEVDAPLSGASGRHDLYLVFDRAGARVSAVGFGP comes from the coding sequence ATGGACGACACGGCCCGCCGCACCTTCGAGGACCCCGGCGCGCCACTGTCCCGGCGGGTGGCCGACCTGCTCTCCCGGCTCACCCTCGACGAGAAGGTCGGACTGCTCCAGCAGTACCAGGGCGCGGTGCCCCGGCTCGGCGTCGGGCCGTTCCGTACCGGGACCGAGGCGCTGCACGGCGTCGCCTGGCTCGGCGAGGCCACCGTCTTCCCGCAGGCGGTGGGGCTGGGCAGCACCTGGGACCCCGAGCTGGTCCGGCGGGTCGGCGCGGCGGTCGGCGACGAGGTACGCGGCCTGCACCACAAGGACCCCGTCGGCACCGGGCTCAACGTCTGGGCGCCCGTGGTCAACCCGTTGCGCGACCCGCGCTGGGGCCGCAACGAGGAGGGGTACGCCGAGGATCCCTGGCTGACCGGGGTGCTCGGGACCGCGTACGCGTCCGGGCTGCGCGGCGACGACCCCCGCTACCTGCGGACAGCACCGACGCTGAAGCACTTCCTGGGCTACAACAACGAGACCGATCGCCACCTCACGTCCAGCGACCTGCCGCCGCGGGTGCTGCACGAGTACGAACTGCCGGCGTTCCGCGGGCCCATCGCCTCCGGTGCGGCCGTTGCGGTCATGGCGTCCTACAACCTGGTGAACGGCCGGCCGGCCCACCTGAGCCCGTTGCTCGCCTCCGAACTGCGCACCTGGACCGGCGACGACGTGCTGGTGGTCGGCGACGCGGGCGCCTGCACCAACCTCGCGGGCGACCAGCACTACCTGCCCGATCACGTGTCCGGGCTGGCCGCCGCGCTGCGGGCCGGGGTCGACTGCTTCACCGAGGACCCCGCGACGACCGTGACGCGGCTGCACGAGGCACTCGACCGCGGCCTGCTGACCGCCTCCGACGTGGACACGGCCGTCCGGCGCATCCTGGCGATCCGGTTCCGGCTCGGCGAGTTCGACCCCGCCGGCCTCGACCCGTACGCGGCCACGACCGCCGACGTCGTCAACTGCCCCGAGCACCAGGAGCTCGCCCGCGAGGCGGCCCGGGCTTCCGTCGTCCTGCTGAAGAACAGCGACGACCTGCTGCCCCTGGACGCCGGGCGGACGGTCGCCGTGATCGGGCCACTGGGCGACACTGTCGCGGCCGACTGGTACAGCGGCAGTCTGCCGTACGCGGTCTCGGTGCGGGCCGGTCTGACCGCCCGGCTGGGCGTGGACTCGGTGAGCGGGACCGAGGGTGCCGACCGGATCCGCCTGCGCACTCCGGCGGGAGTCGTGACCGGCGGCGACGGGCCCGAGGGTGCCGTGCTGCGGGCCGGCGGGAGCGGCGACGACCTCTTCGACGTGCTCGACTGGGGTGGCGGCACGCTCACCCTGCGCGCCGCGGGCAACCGGCGGTACGTGCGCGCGGGCGAGGACGGCGTGCTGATCAACGACCGGCCGGAGCCCGGCGAGTGGGTCGTGCGGGAGACGTTCGAGCCGCTCCGGCGGGGTCACGCCGTGCTGCTGCGGCACCTGGCGAGCAACCGGTGGGTCGTGGCCGGTGACGACGGTGTGCTGCGCGCCGAGGCCACGGAGGCCGCGACAGCCACGGCGTTCGACGTCGAGCTGGTCGAGGACGGTGCGGCAACCGCCGCGGCTGTGGCTCGCGAGGCCGACGTGGTGGTGGTCGTGCTCGGCAACCATCCGATGGTCGCCGGGCGCGAGACCGAGGACCGCACCGGGCTGGAGCTGCCGCCGGGGCAGGACGCGGTGCTGCGGGCCGTCCACGCCGCCAATCCGCGGACCGTGCTGCTGCTGACGAGCAGTTACCCGTACGCGATCGGCTGGGCCCAGGAGCACGTGCCGGCGGTGCTGTGGTCGGCGCACGGCGGTCAGGAGCACGGGACCGGCCTCACCGACGTACTGCTCGGCGCGACGGGGACGGGTGAGCCGGTCGAGCCCACGGGCCGCCTCCCCCAGACCTGGTACGCCGGCACCGACGAACTCCCCGACCTGCTCGACTACGACATCATCGGCAGCGACGCGACCTACCTCTACTTCCGGGGCACACCGCTCTACCCGTTCGGGCACGGCCTCGGCTACACCCGCTTCGAGCACCGGGACCTGCGGCTGAGCACCCCTTCCGTCTCGGCCGGCGACCGGGTCGAGGTCAGCGTCGACGTCGTCAACACCGGCGACCGGACGGGCACCGAGGTGGTGCAGTTCTACACACGGCAGCGGCGGTCGCGGGTCAAACAACCGCTGCGGCAGCTGCGGGGCTTCCGGCGGGTCCGGCTCGCTCCCGGCGAACAGGCCACGGTGACGCTGACCCTCGACCCGGCCGACCTGGCGTTCTACGACGTGGTCCAGGACCGGCCGCTGATCGAGTCGGCCCGGCACACCGTGCTGACCGGGCGCTCGTGCACCGACCTCACGGCGTCCGCGATCCTGACGGTGCACGGCGAGACCGTCCCGGACCGGCCGGCGACCAGCCTGCGGGCGGCGAACCGCGACGCCGAGTACGGCACCGCCCTGACCGCCGAGGGCCCGTCGGAAGGCGACGCCGTGGTGGCGGTCCGGGACGGCGGGTGGCTGGCCTTCGACCGCGTCGACTTCGGCGCGGGCGAACACCGCATCACCGCCTCGGCCGCGGCCTCCGGCTCCGGCGCACGGATCGAGGTACGCCTCGACGAGCCGCTCTCCGGTCCGGTGGCCGCGGTGCTGGACGTGCCGGCGGTGGCCGGACGCCACGACTGGATCGAGGTGGACGCGCCGCTGTCCGGCGCGTCCGGCCGCCACGACCTCTACCTGGTCTTCGACCGCGCCGGCGCCCGGGTCAGCGCTGTCGGTTTCGGGCCCTGA
- a CDS encoding extracellular solute-binding protein, giving the protein MSSPAGPSADRRTFLSLIGLSAAAVAGGGVLGGCADKATRGGATQQLDKLAGILPEQRALTIAVPKPDIISTRPVADGYTKFPARLVDAITDKPGAGGPAIRAMVPVWGPAPPSGSSNAYLTAINTELGTEVDFSVQDGLKYAEKLGAILGARDVPDVLCVPGWEVSKLARFGDAVGALFEDLTPYLQGAAVGAYPMLGTFPAGAWRNACWNERLMAVPNPTDGPFPWGLFHRKDLLTKAGLAAPTTIDELFEVGQKVTDADKGVWAFSDIFAMVQMFHKVPGSKDGWRLKADGTPEFKYETAEFKAAAEFMAKVYQAGLVHPDIVASKGADAKQLLQSGKIMFHQDGIGMWQVMQAEQQKITPGFDVQPVKLFSATGGSPLAWGDDEPISYTFVKKGLGKARVEEILRIVNWCSAPFGTSEFDLREYGVEGKHHTRSADGPVKTELGFKEIQNQYFFISGRSPVVQPYPQTPQYVPQLLAYSNETVKHLEKDPWDGLKFEMPNKYKAGLVPTEDKITDIVRGRRPLTDLDTVVKEWRAAGGDEARQLLGTALTDAGR; this is encoded by the coding sequence GTGAGTTCACCCGCCGGCCCGTCCGCCGATCGCCGGACCTTTCTCAGCCTGATCGGCCTCTCGGCCGCCGCCGTCGCCGGAGGGGGAGTGCTCGGCGGCTGCGCCGACAAGGCCACCCGCGGCGGCGCGACCCAGCAGCTCGACAAGCTCGCCGGGATCCTGCCCGAGCAGCGCGCGCTCACCATCGCGGTGCCCAAACCGGACATCATCAGCACCCGGCCGGTCGCCGACGGCTACACGAAGTTCCCGGCTCGGCTGGTCGACGCCATCACCGACAAGCCCGGCGCGGGTGGTCCGGCCATCCGCGCGATGGTTCCGGTCTGGGGGCCCGCGCCGCCGTCCGGCTCGAGCAACGCCTACCTGACCGCGATCAACACCGAGCTCGGCACCGAGGTCGACTTCAGCGTGCAGGACGGCCTGAAGTACGCGGAGAAGCTCGGCGCGATCCTCGGTGCCCGCGACGTCCCGGACGTGCTCTGCGTCCCGGGCTGGGAGGTCTCCAAGCTGGCCCGTTTCGGCGACGCGGTCGGTGCGCTCTTCGAGGACCTCACGCCGTACCTGCAGGGTGCCGCAGTCGGGGCCTACCCGATGCTGGGCACGTTCCCGGCCGGCGCGTGGCGCAACGCGTGCTGGAACGAGCGCCTGATGGCCGTGCCCAACCCGACCGATGGGCCGTTCCCGTGGGGGCTCTTCCACCGCAAGGACCTGCTGACCAAGGCCGGGCTCGCGGCGCCGACGACCATCGACGAGCTCTTCGAGGTCGGCCAGAAGGTGACGGACGCCGACAAGGGCGTCTGGGCGTTCTCGGACATCTTCGCCATGGTCCAGATGTTCCACAAAGTGCCGGGCAGCAAGGACGGCTGGCGGCTCAAGGCCGACGGCACGCCGGAGTTCAAGTACGAGACGGCGGAGTTCAAGGCCGCCGCCGAGTTCATGGCCAAGGTCTACCAGGCGGGCCTGGTCCACCCGGACATCGTGGCCAGCAAGGGCGCCGACGCCAAACAGCTGCTGCAGAGCGGCAAGATCATGTTCCACCAGGACGGCATCGGCATGTGGCAGGTCATGCAGGCCGAGCAGCAGAAGATCACACCCGGCTTCGACGTGCAGCCGGTGAAGCTCTTCTCCGCCACCGGTGGCAGCCCGCTCGCCTGGGGTGACGACGAGCCGATCTCGTACACGTTCGTCAAGAAGGGGCTGGGCAAGGCGCGGGTCGAGGAGATCCTGCGGATCGTCAACTGGTGCTCGGCGCCGTTCGGCACCAGCGAGTTCGACCTGCGGGAGTACGGCGTCGAGGGCAAGCACCACACCCGCAGCGCCGACGGGCCCGTGAAGACCGAGCTCGGCTTCAAGGAGATCCAGAACCAGTACTTCTTCATCAGCGGGCGCAGCCCGGTCGTGCAGCCGTACCCGCAGACGCCGCAGTACGTGCCGCAGCTGCTGGCGTACTCGAACGAGACCGTGAAGCACCTCGAGAAGGACCCCTGGGACGGCCTGAAGTTCGAGATGCCGAACAAGTACAAGGCGGGTCTGGTGCCCACCGAGGACAAGATCACCGACATCGTCCGCGGGCGGCGGCCCCTGACCGACCTCGACACCGTGGTCAAGGAGTGGCGGGCCGCGGGCGGGGACGAGGCGCGGCAGTTGCTGGGGACGGCGCTGACCGACGCCGGTCGATGA